One window of the Epinephelus moara isolate mb chromosome 22, YSFRI_EMoa_1.0, whole genome shotgun sequence genome contains the following:
- the bet1 gene encoding BET1 homolog has protein sequence MRRAGLGEGGAGNYVASGYSVYEEENEHLQEGLRAKVNALKSLSIDIGTEVKYQNKMLDDMDTDFDSTGGLLGATIGRVKQLSRGSQTKLLCYMLLFCLFVFFVLYWFIKLR, from the exons ATGAGACGCGCCGGTTTGG GTGAAGGAGGTGCTGGGAATTATGTAGCAAGTGGATACAGTGTGTATGAAGAGGAAAATGAACACCTACAGGAGGGACTGAGAGCTAAAGTCAACGCTTTGAAAAGT CTGTCTATCGACATCGGAACGGAAGTGAAATACCAGAATAAAATGCTGGATGACATG GACACAGACTTTGACTCAACAGGCGGCCTGCTTGGTGCCACCATCGGCAGAGTCAAGCAGCTGTCCAGAGGCAGTCAGACCAAACTGCTGTGCTACATGCTGCTCTTCTGCTTGTTCGTCTTCTTTGTCCTGTACTGGTTCATCAAGCTGAGGTGA